In Fragaria vesca subsp. vesca linkage group LG5, FraVesHawaii_1.0, whole genome shotgun sequence, the genomic stretch AGTTCTGTAGGTTCTATAGGGTATGTATAATTTCTGATAATGTGCAAGTAGTACGTACATTACTTCACCTCTCATATGAACAACAAAAGTACATGACAAGATAAGAACTCTGAAAAACTGATAATGAGAAAAGATTACTACCCAAATGCTCTTAAGAGTAACAAGGTAGTGAAAAATATACATCAAGCAATCTAGAAAAGAAATCAACTTATTGTTGATAAAGTGGTAGATTTTGGTGTTGATGATCTTACAGGAGAAGATAGGACAGGCTTTGGTGGTGTTTGCAAGGCTTCAATGCTTCCTTCCAACATTTCAATCACTTTACTCATGGATGGCCTATCTGATGGCCTTGTCTGTATGCACCACAATCCCACTAAGATCATCTTCCTCGTGATTTCCTTTTCCTCTTCAGTCACTGCATTGACCAACCCGAAATTGCTGCCTTGCTCAAGATGCTCATAAACCCAATCTGGAAAATAAATTTCACTGGTGTCAGTGGTGTGGCTCACTTGAGCGTCAATGTTCTTTCTTCCTCCAACCATTTCCAGAATCATCATTCCATAACTATAGACATCAGACTTAGCAGATACTCCTCCAAAGTTCCTGCAGAAAACTTCTGGAGCTATGTACCCAATTGTCCCTCTAGCGTCCAACATTGATATAATACTCTCCTTCCTCGTACAAAGTTTAGAAAGACCAAAGTCAGAAATCTTTGGGCAGAATTTTTCATCCAAAAGAATATTATGTGGTTTTATGTCAAAGTGCAGGATTCGTGTGTTGCACCCACGATGCAAGTACTCGAGCCCTCGAGCTATCCCAGTAGAAATTTGAAAGAGTTTTTCCAACTCCAAGTGTGAATTAGTTTTCAAAGGATCAGTGTCTTTGTATATAAACTTCTCAAGTGATCCATTGGGCATGAACTCATATATCAGCGCTTTTTTCTTATCTTCAAAGCAGTAACCCAGAAGAGTGACAACATTAACATGGGAAGTTCTACTAATGCTTGCAACCTCATTAACAAAGTCCTCTCCATTTCCTTTGGATTCATTAAGAACCTTCACTGCCACAGGAAAACCATCAAGTAGGTGCCCTTTATAAACATCCCCATAACCTCCTTTTCCCAGCTTATCTTGAAATGAATTGGTCATTTTTTTGATATCTGAAAATTTGTATCTTTTCACTGCTAGAGGTCCATTGTTCTGAACAAAGGCTTCAAGACACCGATCATTCCTTGTCTCACTTATCCTTGTCTTAATACAACGAACGCTAACAGCAATAACAGAGAGTAATACTGTCAGAGCTCCAGCAGCAGTAACACCTATTAGTAGAATTATGGGATGAGTCAGCCATTAATGGTACACAAATTCATTTATATACTAATAGAGGAAAGATTCACACAAGAAAAAGTTTTTCATTCATTGAAGAGCGAAAAGAAAAGTTTGTTTTTTCGTTGCAGCAATTGCATGTACTCCAACAAAATTATGCACATTATAAGAGGTTGCAAAGGATAGGAGAAGTTCTATGGATATATTACCAATAACAACCTTTCTTTTCCAATTTCTTGCTCCAGTATCTGCACAAAAATGGAAGCAGAATTCTTAGATATTAGAACTTACACATCCAAAAGGATGCTTCTGAACAGTGAAGAAACTATTTACACACAAATTGATCAGGAGAAATGAGTCAACTAATTACTTTCTTCATCTTATGATTCAAAGGAAACCAATATGCTTACCACGATGAATTGGACAAATAGAATTGGAGAATCCATCCCCACAAAGGCAGAGAAACGAATCTGTTGTGGCGTTGGATACACAGGTGCCATTGGAGTTCAAGCATCCCCTACATAGATCCCAATCCGCGCTAAACTCAACCTGAAACCCTTGTCTCAAAACTTTTTCCACTTCTGCCGTTGCATTCTCAGGCATATCATCAAAATCCTCCCAAAAAATGGGGACTCGGATTTTGGTAACACATGAGGATCTATTCAGATCCTCAACCACCCTTGATAGAGAATCATCCAAGTAGTATGAAATATCCTTGGTTGTGCCTTCTATTTTGCACGTAAAATTGTTGGGGACGGATCGGTCATGTTGAGGGTCGCAGCCGTAGTACAAGGTGAGGTTACGAACAGTTTGGACGTAAGAGAACCGGGTGTAGTTTAGAGTGGTGTTGACGAGGAGCTGAGTACAAGGACTGTCCCAGAGGTCGGAGCGAGCTAGTGTCATGGTGTGAAAAAGCTCTTGGTTGCTGATGCTGGATACATGGAAATCCAACTCTTCGATTTTTATGTGGGGAAGTTGAGTCTCGTCTTCGCAGTTGGTGAGCTCGAAGCCTGAGCGACCGCACTCTTGGGAGCGATTAGGTCCTCCCCAGAAAGGGTATGATATGTTTGTGATGTTACCACAGTTGAAAGGTTGCTTGCACTGTGTGTATCGGGGATCCTCTTTGCAGTGCAAAGATGGCAGCATGAACAAGTAAAAGATAACAAAGAAGGGTGCTCCTCGGAAGACATGATTAGGCTTAAACATAGGCATTGCTGGGAGATAATGGAGAAACGATACATGTATGAATGAATGATATTGTTGATGACTTGATGATGGCAAAGAGGAAGGAAACCAATTTTAGCTGAAGTGTAGTACATAGCTGACTATCAATTAGTTGACCAAGAATAATAGAAATGTCTTGAGTCCACAGCTAATTGAACTTCTAAGCAATTTCCTCCTATACCATGAAGCTTAAAGTGGAAATTTGACCAGAAAGGATGAAAATTTCAAACCAAGTATTTCCATCATCAA encodes the following:
- the LOC101291532 gene encoding probable receptor-like protein kinase At1g67000-like: MPMFKPNHVFRGAPFFVIFYLFMLPSLHCKEDPRYTQCKQPFNCGNITNISYPFWGGPNRSQECGRSGFELTNCEDETQLPHIKIEELDFHVSSISNQELFHTMTLARSDLWDSPCTQLLVNTTLNYTRFSYVQTVRNLTLYYGCDPQHDRSVPNNFTCKIEGTTKDISYYLDDSLSRVVEDLNRSSCVTKIRVPIFWEDFDDMPENATAEVEKVLRQGFQVEFSADWDLCRGCLNSNGTCVSNATTDSFLCLCGDGFSNSICPIHRDTGARNWKRKVVIGVTAAGALTVLLSVIAVSVRCIKTRISETRNDRCLEAFVQNNGPLAVKRYKFSDIKKMTNSFQDKLGKGGYGDVYKGHLLDGFPVAVKVLNESKGNGEDFVNEVASISRTSHVNVVTLLGYCFEDKKKALIYEFMPNGSLEKFIYKDTDPLKTNSHLELEKLFQISTGIARGLEYLHRGCNTRILHFDIKPHNILLDEKFCPKISDFGLSKLCTRKESIISMLDARGTIGYIAPEVFCRNFGGVSAKSDVYSYGMMILEMVGGRKNIDAQVSHTTDTSEIYFPDWVYEHLEQGSNFGLVNAVTEEEKEITRKMILVGLWCIQTRPSDRPSMSKVIEMLEGSIEALQTPPKPVLSSPVRSSTPKSTTLSTIS